TGTGCGTAGGTGTAGCCTGCCGTAGGCATCGCTTATTCCAAAACTTTGGATGTAACTAAAGTATTGTCATAGCAATAGAGATAAACAATTTTTTGCTCATCATTCAATTTAAAAACCCAGGCAGTATGATTAAAAGAAACATTGGATGGCTCTTTTTCTGGGATAAAAGTTTCTTCTAACAATACTACTACTTGTTTTTCCTCAGCAATGTAATCTTTTATCAAAAAACTTTGAGTTACTTTTTCTTGCAATAGTTTTGCTTGTAACAACTGCAAAAATCTCTTAACTTCCTCAATACCTACAAACTTACCAAAAATAGGATTAGTACTTGCACCAGGAATAAAAAATACAACTTGCTGATCTAAGTCTTCTAAAGGGTTTCCTTGACCTTGCAACTTTTTTTCGATCCAATTTTTAATCAACTGTTTGTTGTTTGCTGACATAGCCTTGATATCTAAGTTACTATTACATCCACATTGGAAAAGGGTTGAGTTGATTTTCCTTGAGCGGCTCTTCCAACAAACCCAATTTCACTGGAACCTCATAAAGTCGTCCTGAACCTAAACGTTTCCACCAGTGGCGCAATCCTGGAACGATCACCTTGACCACCTTGAGTCCGATATCAGGACGAGTTTGATCCAAAACTAGCATTTCCATACCATGTTTCTCGACAATTCGCTGGCAGGTCTTGATATCTTCTAATAAGTCTTCGTTCCAAATTTGCGGATAATCAGCACGCACTTTTGACGAGACGCTTTCATCAGAAGCTAAATAAGACTCGTTTTGCAACTTAGCAGTTTTCCACCAGTCTATGGCTAGCTGATCTGAAAACGCAGGATACTGAGTAGTGGCATTAGCATCATCGAATAAAACGTTAGGAAGAATCTGATGTACCTCAGTTAATGCTCTCCCAATGGCAAGCTTCGCGTCAAAATGGGCACCAAAGCCCAAAACGATGTCCTCGATCTCTCTATCTGTTCTTCTAGAAATAGCAACGAAAGCAGGAATATTCAGATCGCTGGTTATATCCAAAACCCAGAGTTCGCGAGGAATTGTTTGGTAATAATTCTTTAATGCTTGAAAATACGGTTCATCAAAACTATCCAAATCGACACTCGGTCTTTGGATGCGGTTATACCACCATAAGGCTACACAATCCCGCTCCACTAACTCCATAAAACCTTGCAAAATTGCTTCTTCTATTGTGTTACCAGCAGCACAGCCATTGGTATCAGCCCAACAATCAGGCTTGATGAGTTCAGGATAGCCATGATAGCAGTAAGCAGTTGGTAAATACTTAAATTCTTTATGGGTTAAAGACCAAACAGGTGTCCACTTAATTTCTCTTTCCTCATCAAAAGGTTCTGGAACTTTTTGAAACCAATCAGAACGGCTAGCATTCCATGAAACGCGGTTTTGGTATTGTTCTTGACTAAAATTCATACAAGCATTAGGATGAATAGCTTTATCTCCCATTTGTTTGTAGTTACCTATTTCCCATATTTCATCCCCTTGAAAAACACTGGAATATCGCTCAATAGCTTCGCAGAAACCACTTGCTTGAGCTTGTTGGTCAGTTTTTCCTTTTCCTGCACTTCTACCAGAAAGATTTAAGCGTAAGGAGTTCAGATTGTCAAACATGGTCGCGAAGTGATGTTTAGCTATATAAGTATGGGTTAAACTATTCGCTCCTTGATCTATTTTTTTAAGTTCTCTGATAACTCCTGTAATAGGACTAATATGATGTTGATATTTATTGAGTGTTTCCTGAGGCGAACAACAACGATGTCCACCATCAGTTATAAAAGTTTTCTTTTGATTTTTTAAAATAATTGGTTGAGGATTTCTAGCAAAACCAGATGATATTTTTCCACAGCTAGGACACTGGGGACGCTTAACTAGCACATGGTTTTGTATTTCTAGAGAAAAGGTATCATAAGTAACTAAAAAATTTTCTAATCGTTTATTTTCTCCTAATAAAATCCATTTAAGAACTTCTGTTGCTACCATCCCTAAGGTAGTTTGCCAGGTATGAAGCGAATAAAGCGGAGGAATTATCGGTGTTGAAATACCTTGATATTTTTGGATAAATTCTTCAACAGGTCTATTGTTTCGTAAACGTTGAGCTAGGCATTTCCAACACCCTGTTTTTCCGGGATGAAATATGGGGCCTATCCACACAACTGTTCCTACAGGTTTAACAAGCATCCAATGGCGTGACAGATGCAAGGCTTCCTGATTGTAGGATTCTAAACCGTCTTGGAGATAGTCATCCGTTAAAACTACTTCTATATCTCCTTGATCTGACACTTTGATGTTCAATGATTCTAAAATAGTTTTAAATTCGGCAGTAGGAAGATTAGAACCAAAAGATTTCACTGCTACTTGAGTGGTTTGTAAGCGGGTTTGTGCTTTTTTTGGCTCGATGTTCAGATATTCGCAAAAAATTGCTAAGTTAGAGGGCAATTGATTATCGCTTTCAACAATATAGCCATTTTCTTCCATCTGCATTAAAGCATGGTAAACCTTAGCATGAGCATAAATGATATCCCAATTATTTACTTCTTTCGCTAAAATTTGTGGTACGATTTTATCAACAATTTCGTCAACGGTGTGATTACCATCAATTAAATTAGTTAGCTTTTGATACAGATTTTGTTGAGGATTTTCAAGGTTTTTTAATAAAAATGATGTGAGAAAATTGGAGGTGTTGAATGTGAAATGATCATCAAGCAAAAAAGAATCTTTTTCCGATACAAGAAATACACCTTCTAATTCTAGAGTTTGAACATTAAAACGAGGACTAAACTTAGGCTTATGTAACCTTGGCTTATTTAGTATTTTGTTTAGTATATTTTTATTTACTGCCTTCATATCTTTAAGTAATTAGACATTTTAGTTTATACAGGATTTTTCAGGTAAATGAAGTGGGTAGGGTGCGGGAATGTTAAGAGCAAACGCCCTTAGAATTATCTGTACCTCACCAAGTTAGTTGCAATTTACTGTATTTAATGCACACCTTTTAATGATGCAAATGGGGGTTACATTATGCTGTATCGCCCGCCCTAATCAAAAAACCTAGATATTGCGCCTAGTTTTTCGTCTGCCAATAAATTGATTGGCTACAAATCTCAAGTAAGCTAAAACTTACTTGAGATTTGAATCTGTTAAAGCGGACTTTGGCTATGAACGCGTAACTGAAGCTCAAGACTTACTCAGGGTAAGGTGCAAGATATTAGCAATGGGAAAT
This genomic interval from Nostoc flagelliforme CCNUN1 contains the following:
- a CDS encoding nuclear transport factor 2-like protein encodes the protein MSANNKQLIKNWIEKKLQGQGNPLEDLDQQVVFFIPGASTNPIFGKFVGIEEVKRFLQLLQAKLLQEKVTQSFLIKDYIAEEKQVVVLLEETFIPEKEPSNVSFNHTAWVFKLNDEQKIVYLYCYDNTLVTSKVLE
- a CDS encoding TOMM precursor leader peptide-binding protein — translated: MKAVNKNILNKILNKPRLHKPKFSPRFNVQTLELEGVFLVSEKDSFLLDDHFTFNTSNFLTSFLLKNLENPQQNLYQKLTNLIDGNHTVDEIVDKIVPQILAKEVNNWDIIYAHAKVYHALMQMEENGYIVESDNQLPSNLAIFCEYLNIEPKKAQTRLQTTQVAVKSFGSNLPTAEFKTILESLNIKVSDQGDIEVVLTDDYLQDGLESYNQEALHLSRHWMLVKPVGTVVWIGPIFHPGKTGCWKCLAQRLRNNRPVEEFIQKYQGISTPIIPPLYSLHTWQTTLGMVATEVLKWILLGENKRLENFLVTYDTFSLEIQNHVLVKRPQCPSCGKISSGFARNPQPIILKNQKKTFITDGGHRCCSPQETLNKYQHHISPITGVIRELKKIDQGANSLTHTYIAKHHFATMFDNLNSLRLNLSGRSAGKGKTDQQAQASGFCEAIERYSSVFQGDEIWEIGNYKQMGDKAIHPNACMNFSQEQYQNRVSWNASRSDWFQKVPEPFDEEREIKWTPVWSLTHKEFKYLPTAYCYHGYPELIKPDCWADTNGCAAGNTIEEAILQGFMELVERDCVALWWYNRIQRPSVDLDSFDEPYFQALKNYYQTIPRELWVLDITSDLNIPAFVAISRRTDREIEDIVLGFGAHFDAKLAIGRALTEVHQILPNVLFDDANATTQYPAFSDQLAIDWWKTAKLQNESYLASDESVSSKVRADYPQIWNEDLLEDIKTCQRIVEKHGMEMLVLDQTRPDIGLKVVKVIVPGLRHWWKRLGSGRLYEVPVKLGLLEEPLKENQLNPFPMWM